Below is a window of Perca fluviatilis chromosome 14, GENO_Pfluv_1.0, whole genome shotgun sequence DNA.
aagcagaaatgatgaatgatttGGACTAatggttaagatcagaggaatgaaggtaatggataatcacagatatGTCAAACCTTAGTCAGGATAATGCTATAAAGTTGTAAACAACACCCAAAGTTCTATGAAAATAGAGATCGGATCCTTAATGTCCTTTGTGAAGAGAGTCTTATGgaatcatccatgttattttggggcaatttggttaaaagaaacctaaattaatgatgtagaaactttgaaaacggttcaaatttgacccaaggacaacaggaggctTAACATTATTTGTGAACTCAACTTTTCAGAGTCAAAGTTTGAGCATAGAGTTGATCATTTCTGTGagtaaatgttgtattttatgCTCCTTAGTTTCCTCTACGCTGCCTGGTTTCCTCTCATATCAATAACATGCTTTGAATATAATAATTTGAGATTGAAACGACAGGTTTTGTActcacagagcagcagcagcagaggaggcgTCCGTGCCATCGTACCACAGACTGATGAAAACTTGTTTCCGTCCTTCACAGCAGCAGTTAAacttccctccttcctctgaGGTGAGATCACTGACTCTCTGTGGTTTCTCTCTCAGCAAACAGGAACATAAAAAGAAGTTTGTTTTTTCACTATGTACCATGAGGGACTTTattcaacacacagagacagaatgcAAATAAACCAGGACAATTTCTAACCTGAACATAtatcttataataataatgtaatgtatactttattaatcctgcaaggggaaattacaatgttttcactctgttcttATTGCaaacaggcctgaattacacacacatgctcagtacctgtacatgcactaatggagagatgtcagagtgggggGGGAGCTGCCCATGAAAAGgagccccgagcagttgggggttcggtgcttTGCTCAGGAGCACCTTGGCAGatccaggaggtgaactggcacctctccagctactaGTCCACCTATAACTACGACATGGAGTCTCATGGAGTTTGGttatggtgatttcggggctgtttcatgttaaactaaaaggatcttactctttaactaaaagggctatctctgtagggatccttcccataatgttgtcagacacttagaataataatctgagtctgtcagcggctaaaacagaacttttagtggacgctgactgatgctgaacatctgtcctgtagggttacatcgTAGCTCCGTTCACGGCGGCCGgtacagcgttctcgctcaatactggaccagtttcaaagattttttgttaacattagacaccaatgcatgggaaaaaCGGGTCCAGTGTGAGGAATACTGGGAACACCCTTTAAAACAAAGCTTCCAACACTGACCCGAATGGGAAGTATTACTGTGActaaaactgctgctgtgctaacctgaaaaaatgactttatAATGTCAAAAATCCTTTCAAGTTGAGTCACACAACACAAGCATGTAGCTTTGACTCATCCAGCTGAGTGAACACAAACTGAAAGCACACATCCgcacacacaccaacccgactgactcggaacacaccgaagcgacgccgacttgagcgtttGTTTTGCATgtgcgctaatctgtattgtcgcccaaaacgtttgcacagtggtcagtcagatatgatgctgaaatggctaacgctagcctgctagttagtattgttttactgttggtgagtaaagttaacattgtgttggtgtttagttattgaaaatgttgtctgactgacatgccggcagttctgtcaaactcccttgtgtgggaggggcttaggagacggtttgggctgcagaaaggggggagggactgagaagttgtcaatgttcaaatttgttggcaacgTCCTGGATCTttacaatcttacctacagcagctttaatgattagttactgtttttgaaagggtagttacccttttccAAAAGGGTAAAGAATGATTAGTTACCCCCTTTCAAAAGGGTGGTTACCCTTTTGAAAGGGGGTAACGAAtaattagttaccctttttcgaAAAAGGGTAAATACCCTTTTTCGAAAAAGGGTAACTAGGTCAGTTTCAAAGAGTTtagtcagattttgagaggcgttcgtcactgatcccgctcatcatttccgggttagcactccaccaatcagattggtcaatgagtccgactgcccgccctcctaCTCAATATGCCAAATCGGCCTAAATTAAGGCCGACGTCCCCGACGAACCAAACAGACTCCGGTCACAAGACTTCAGTGTTTGATGTTTACATGGTTATCCGTAAAAGATAAATGTGAAATTATGTGAACAATGAGAGAGAAAACTGTCTCATTTTATTTCCTTGAGTTCTGGTTAAATAGAGAAGGTGCAGTACGTCCagatttaaagcaacactatgtaacttttagcgtgagctgtagttccagtgagacaacctgtagggggaccgaagtgggaaaacattacatagtgttgctttaaagctaATTAAAGACGTTGAGAAGCTTCTCTGTCTTCCATTGTTTTCATGTATCGGCATAAAACTATTTCTAAGTCAGGACTGTTTGTAAACGAAGATCCATTTCATGTGagatcattagttgcagccataCCTGGCTTTGTGATACTTGTGTTATGTTTTATGCAAGACTAGAGTGTGCCTGttgtaaataaagttgtttcaaaaacaaaaaaagactagCTCAAACTTTCTCGGGCACTGATTGGCTGAGGAGAAGCCGAGGTCTCACATGCACGGATGTCTTCATTCATAGCCAGCGTGGAAACAGGCAGACCGACGTTAGTGGATCAGAGTTCGGCTGTAACACGGAGGATTCCCCCCCAGTATGGATCTAATCTCTGCGGATTATAATGTCGACAACGACGGACAGAGGGATCCGGGAATCGCGCTTGTTGACGGGGGAAAGCTCCGCGGCTCCTCCGGCAGCAACAAGCAGGAAGAAGGGACACCATGAGAGGGTGAGTAACCGCATAATGTTTGACATCGTAGTTAAAGACCGAGAGATTAGGACGCTTGTCTTTGTGACTTTGACGTTTTAATGTGTTAGTTTAAAAGCACTCTGACTTGTTTTGTTGCGTGGTTGCATGCACATGGTAGTATTTGGATAAAAGACTTGAGCATCACGTGACTCTAGGAATATATATGTTCACCagttgtttctgctgccccgaCGTggtaaggcagctttatttattgagcacatttcagcagcaaGACCATTCAAAAAGGACATTTAAAATCAAAAGTCACTaaagagaatatatatatatatatatatatatatatatatatatatatatatatatatatatatatatatatatatataaacaaacaagCTGAAGTAGAATAAGAAGAAAAGTGACAATGTAGGAAATTAAGTTTCTTATTTTTAGGCAGAATCAAACCGAAATCTTTAGTCTGTGAAGTGAGGGTCGCtgtggacctgcagttttctgggagttagtttccaaataataataataataataataagttgtATACATAATGTAGAGCATAGAGAGTGAGTGCTGCTTCTCCCTGTGTGTAGTTGAGACTCTGCTGTCCGTGCTTCGTACTGGATCAGCTGATCAGAAACAGGGCCCAGATGTGATTATTTGCTCTTTCTTATCTCTGATCTTAACCATTTCTAACTCAACAGTTTAGACTCAGAGACAGATGTCATCCACAGGGAGCAGATCTGCGTTTtctaggttgttgttttttactctattatttatttctgctttattatttatttattttgatttgttGGTGATAATGCTCACTCGgctgttattgtttgtttgttttattctcTTGAATATGACTTTTGGATTGCGCATAATTGAATGTAATAAGACATGAAGGCATGTCCCGcccttctctgtctctgattggctgtttttgttgttttctttggttGGGTTTGACAGGTTTAGGTCGGAGGAGGATTGGCTAGGGCTCAAAGTGAGCTGAAACTTGACGTGCCATGGGGAACTCCCTTCTTCGTCTTGAAAACTACAACAGCTGTTTTCAGGTTTCAGCATGATTGAACAAGTTTGAACATGTTGTCTTCCACTCTCCTGTGTTTCCTGCTCTTCCTGCCACTCTCTGAAGGTAAGagctggggcctgtttcacaaaaccaagataagggattaagccgggatttcccagttatcctggatgaattaagccttgattcggtttcacgaaagcagaggcacataaatcaccatggagatttattctgtacagctagcctgctcctgaccaggctaacagccaggatttatttaatcctgtagCCTTTCtggatcacccagcagtggttttaccctattgttatcagcctggattaaaatacaacaggtgcatattgctgttcatttaagtactgttattatttaaagttgtgaccattatttttataattattcatgtgacattattactgttatattgctgtatgaagactgatgttcatattgttgttagaagtttaattaatatattatggcagttgttgagataattagaaaaggctgatcaaatttcaaatgtgttttaaatgaagtctgttactaagggcaatacatacaatgctgtacatttctatagttgaccaatgcaccttgaattattttggttgattcattttttttttattctttaacaataagtatcatgtttgttccacttccatgtacattgtatttCGGCAGAAAATCAAAATcatgattaattgcacattttgtcTGATTCAAAAGTGcttatttttgtgatttttaaataattgaaagaaacccacaatTCGGGAACTATTATGGCTATTTATTGAGAATGTATGAAATTGAAATGCACATTgcttgaaatgaaaatgtctcaACAGGAATATATTACTGAAATTATCATCATAGTAAAAATACGTCTAAACAGCTTTCAGAATTTCGATGTCAAAAAAATTTCAATTAATTggccagccctaatatataaaGTTGGGTGTGACGTGGCTCAGAGTGTAGAGAGGgtcggccacacacacacacatatatatgtatatgtagggggtggcagtagctcagtccctagggagttgggttgggaaccggagggttgctggttcaagtcccgaAGTACACTAGCTACAGAGGTGCCTGTTCACCTCCTGGACACTACCAAGGTGCAGCAGTTCAGCAGTTGCAACTCTGACATCTCATTCATTAGTTCATGTATAGGACGTGAGTATAAATTGATATAAATGATTatttaccacattgtaaaagcaTTTTTCGGTTAATATCGTTATATTGGATTTTCTCCATAGCGTCACATATATttataatcattttaaatgtgaatatttttccatgaaaatgagaataacgatacaaaaatgatcattaccgccaatattgtgaatcatatcgcaatcacaAATAGATGTTCTCCTCGTGTGGTGCAGCCCTAAAGGGAACAAGGATTACTTCCAAACTAATCCTGTTAACGGTGAAGCCCGAGCAGGATGTTACTCTCGAGTGTCGGGCTCTCTCAGACGGCGCCGTCACTCTGCTGCAGTGGAACAGACGCGACCTGAAGGACAGCGACTACGTCTTCTTCTACAGAAACCGGCAAGCTTATGAGAGGTACCAGCACCCGCGTTACCGGGGCCGGGTGGAGCTGAGAGACCCGGAGATGAGGAACGGAGACGTCTCCGTTGTTTTGAAGAACGTCAGCGTCACCGACACCGGGACGTACAACTGCAGAGTCATAACAACTGTTGGCAACGAGACGAAGCGCTTGGAGAGCAGGCAGCTCATCAACCTGACCGTCACCGACTCCGGTGAGTTTGTAGATGTGCAACGATTGTTAAACTCGGCGCTGATGCCGAGAAGGCCGCCTTAATGCTGGTGGTCGCTGCAGTAGCACCTTGCGCTAGTGGACTCTCCCGAGTCCAaccgcaaaaaaaaacacaaacattggCCCCCgccagtgttcgaactatacgtAGCCCCGGGGTGCTCACTTTTTTCCACGGGGGTCGGCGCTTGTGCTTGTGaattacaatgacttacaaagatacgcgtaacagctacaagtgtatgcactatacaggatttaccctattatactttatctaCAGGAATGGAGAGgtcaaacagccagccacaaatagtctataaacaaagcatcaggctgtctttgagatttcacatgaacaatgGTTAAAAATACTATAATGACACCTctgttcaattagaccttagcgactgtagaatggatttcaaggactttgcgcgccgattaatggcctccgtttatattttttctgcgaatctttgagttaacgtGTACTAAACATGATTTGAATTTGCACCGCTGCGTcaccacgccttgatgctcataacaagaatagcatgtatagtatatagtatagtatagttcaGGGCTGTGTTCGATTGAAGAAATCCTTGGTCGACTAACACTCGTttaattgtatcgactaatcgattagttgatttaatcgacagatctgttaATCTTTTTTACttgtttctccgcaaagagtcatgcaaaagcaccactttaattcttgtgtttaccagagatgagctcgtacgtttcttggaaataagtcattcagcatgaaaaaaagcatcaaacatgactaatcgactaaagaaatctaagttgactaagaccaaaacaaccgattagtcgactaatcgactaagaaggagcagccctagtatagttatctttattgaagtgaattaggtttaaatcgccatcatgcatgaatgaatgatatttttgcaattttaatatttgcacgtcaaaatgacacaatgttaatatttttacagaccccccaaaatttcacaaatcacgttttcaggggagcccatgtcttattaaagggagccgagctcccccgtagttcgcaccctgccaACCAGATGGCCGATGGCAGTccacgggggggggggacatcgGCCGATTCATCGGTGCTTCACGAGTTTGTAAAGTTCTTGAAAATATTTAGTGACTCCTCACTTTAGtggtgcatgatatatcgactcgatatcgttatcgcgatatcacgttgcgcaatatcATAAGTGTCGCAATGAGTAAagaaatagagacaacaaaacagaacgaatcagagaagagaaagaaaagttgtgtcctgttctctttatttatatattgcatactgtccaaccagtatgacatgtcctgttctctttatttatatattgtatactgtccaaccagtatgacatgtcctgttctctttatttatatattgtatactgtccaaccagtagaacatgtcctgttctctttatttatatattgtatactgtccaaccagtagaacatgtcctgttctctttatttatatattgtatactgtccaaccagtagaacatgtcctgttctctttatttatatattgtatactgtccaaccagtagaacatgtcctgttctctttatttatatattgtatactgtccaaccagtagaacatgtcctgttctctttatttatatattgtatgctgtccaaccagtaggacatgtcctgttctctttatttatatatattgtatgctgtccaaccagtaggacatgtcctgttctctttatttatatatattgtatgctgtccaaccagtagaacatgtcctgttctctttatttatatatattgtatgctgtccaaccagtagaacatgtcctgttctgtagacatggtccttatttatttcttcatgttggaccagtccaataagaccgtcagttgaaataaaccttgtgttgtaagaaaacttgttttaatttgttaagaatctattttgatgcgttttcccgtaacttttgtaattttacataggtttaaaaatattgaaattaatatcgatatcaCAGTATTCAtaatcgcaatatcacattttgtcaatatcgtgcaatcCTACCTCACTTCTTGTTTTCTGCTCTGCAGATCCCACATCTGGACAGGAGGTTGAACATCCTGGACACATGGTCGGTGTGTCAGTTGCTGTAGGCCTTCTTGTTATTgttcttctttcttctgttcTGTGTTTTATCATGTATAAACGGCGTACGGTCCCAGAGAGAATCCTTCATACAAATGAATCCGGCTGATAAAAACACCAAGGTGATCTGAGTGTCTGAGTCCTCCTGCTGAAGGAATCAACGGTCTAGAAACGACAAATCTGTTTTGATAAGAGTTAAGCTTGTCGAAGTCATACGCAGCCGTTAGCACGCTCATATCAGCGTTTTTGATTTTCATAATATCGCATTGCACCTTTTGACATTCAAATCTTCAGCAAATAAAAACCGAAATATATTCTATGATCTGTTACTAAAGCTTGTTAGCTTGTTAAGCTTGTTTCACTCACAAAGATGTAAATTGTAATGTTGATCATACAGCTAATTGAATGTATGGATGTGTCATATCTCTGTATGACTTCTTTAGGTTTCACTTTCTGCACTTTAATGTTTCTATGTTCTCATGTTGCACAGCACTTTATTTCACCTCTTGAGTTTTATTCAGTTAATAAATAAGTTACtattaaaaacgtttttttttttttttttaatgaagtgGTTGTTCTGGATCAATGCTGCCCAATTTGGGGCCTGCGGGTCAAGTTTGACCCGTCATGACATTTGACATTCTTATTCCCCTCTTATTTTCTGTCAACGTGTATAAAACCCTCCACAGAAACCCCTTGTGCTCAGAGATTCCTGTGAGTTTGTGTCTCCCACTGCGCGGAGAATCAAACTTGTCTGAATCAGCCTCTTCATTGGACCTGAGAGAAGTTTTTCTTCCCCAGACTCCGTGTCTGTGAAACAAGGTTAAAGTTTAAGAAGATGATGAGCCGAACACGTGCTGCTGTCTTTAACCTCTGCAAAATGAGAGGAAATGAGTCACAAAGCATTGAGCGTTGTTCATAAACATGCCGAAACGTCTGATGTGGTTTCTGCGGGAGCGTGcccatgttcccacatttctaagaaattgttttcactgaaaattaggccccatgttcccacatttctaaaacCTTTTTCAAagttaggccctatgttcccacatttctaaaacCTTTTTCAAagttaggccctatgttcccacatttctaagattatttttttttaaattaggccccatgttcccacatttctaagattatttttttttaaattaggccctatgttcccacatttctaagattatttttttttaaattaggccccatgttcccacatttctaagattattttttttaaattaggccctatgttcccacatttctaagattatttttttttaaattaggccccatgttcccacatttctaagattatttttttttaaattaggccctatgttcccttccacatttctaagattatttttttttttttttttaatttgtggctttttttttctttttttatttttttttttttttttttgtgtttttttttttttttttttttttttttttttaattattgggtgtttttttttttttttttttcactgaaaattaggccctattaACCCCACTTataagtgatggttcggagtaatttaccctagggtcctttgcaccacgacctcgaggCAAACACCCCCAAAggttttttcacctgggtctaacattgaaGTGAGTTAAGCGTAGAGTAAGCGTTAGCGCACAAGAATAGCTtagcggggctaatggacccacgtttgtatctcttaatagccccactaataatgccggaaatgataccaaaggtctacactagtatatataggttatgtactcataaagcgatggattggaaagtgcgtaagtacaccagaagtttatgtaaataacacttgcctgctggcttctgctctctgctgctgctgttgttgctgctgtgagtctaactgcaggtagcagcagcagcaacagagagcagaagccagcaggcaagtgttatttacataaacttctggtgtactacaaacttttcaatccatcgtttatgagagcataacctatagtGTAATTGCTTTATATCATTTCGGGCGATATTTAAGTGGGGTCATGAAGATAAAGTCCCGATAGCCAGCGTATGTCGCTAACTCGCTTaacccaatgttagacccaggtgaaaaggTTCTGGGGTGTTTGGCTTCCGAGTCATGTTAgatgaattactccgaaccatcactttaacccctagttgctccagaggtgtgcggcctctgacat
It encodes the following:
- the LOC120572906 gene encoding coxsackievirus and adenovirus receptor homolog translates to MLSSTLLCFLLFLPLSEALKGTRITSKLILLTVKPEQDVTLECRALSDGAVTLLQWNRRDLKDSDYVFFYRNRQAYERYQHPRYRGRVELRDPEMRNGDVSVVLKNVSVTDTGTYNCRVITTVGNETKRLESRQLINLTVTDSDPTSGQEVEHPGHMVGVSVAVGLLVIVLLSSVLCFIMYKRRTVPERILHTNESG